In a genomic window of Enterobacter asburiae:
- a CDS encoding two-component sensor histidine kinase: MIKNRHSSLWRWICARILALAIGSVIVIATCMWLRYAVQNYWILGKMPAAVRQEFLTLSQNPQANPARFHTIVDTWWGLSYSTPSIASADWVTVALLVLVMIPFIVVMGLKHARPLAQQFSRLRDAAKDVADGQFGRQAELIKDAPAEMVSFATDFNSMTGQLARYEKELRASHVAMAHELRSPLTAAIGRLQGMLDGVFDASPAQLGMVMKQLQHLNRLTDELHLLSLADAGNLVLEDQPFCLDELIQERAAWIMPQADAHNFRIILRNPRTCPFRGDAFRLGQVVTILMENALRYGRDGGHLEVALYYARGHYTLEFTDDGPGVSPQFLPEMFKRFSREEQSRARHSGGSGLGLSIARAICQAHGGEISASLPETGGLAVRILLPWHPSDNENRHS, encoded by the coding sequence ATGATAAAAAACCGGCACTCGTCTCTGTGGCGCTGGATTTGCGCCCGCATCTTAGCGCTGGCCATCGGCAGCGTGATCGTCATTGCCACCTGCATGTGGCTACGTTATGCGGTGCAGAACTACTGGATATTGGGCAAAATGCCAGCGGCGGTCCGGCAGGAGTTTCTTACGCTCAGCCAGAACCCGCAGGCCAATCCGGCCCGCTTCCACACGATTGTGGACACCTGGTGGGGCCTGAGCTACTCCACGCCGTCTATCGCCTCAGCCGACTGGGTCACGGTGGCCCTGCTGGTGCTGGTAATGATCCCGTTTATTGTGGTGATGGGGCTAAAACACGCCCGGCCGCTGGCGCAGCAGTTCAGCCGCCTTCGCGATGCAGCAAAGGATGTCGCCGACGGGCAGTTTGGCCGTCAGGCAGAGCTCATCAAGGATGCACCGGCGGAAATGGTCAGCTTTGCGACCGATTTTAACTCCATGACGGGGCAACTCGCCCGCTATGAAAAAGAGCTCCGCGCCTCACACGTCGCGATGGCGCACGAGCTGCGCTCGCCCCTGACGGCCGCCATTGGGCGTCTGCAAGGCATGTTAGACGGCGTGTTTGATGCCAGCCCGGCGCAGCTGGGCATGGTGATGAAACAGCTCCAGCACCTCAACCGCCTCACCGATGAGCTCCACCTTCTCTCGTTGGCCGACGCGGGTAACCTTGTGCTGGAGGACCAGCCGTTCTGTCTGGATGAGCTGATTCAGGAGCGGGCAGCCTGGATCATGCCCCAGGCTGATGCGCATAATTTCCGGATAATCCTTCGTAACCCGCGTACCTGCCCCTTCAGAGGCGATGCGTTCCGCCTGGGACAGGTCGTTACTATCCTCATGGAAAATGCGCTACGTTACGGACGCGATGGCGGCCACCTTGAGGTGGCACTGTACTACGCCCGCGGGCATTACACCCTTGAATTTACCGATGACGGGCCGGGCGTATCGCCCCAGTTTTTACCGGAAATGTTTAAACGTTTTAGCCGCGAGGAGCAGTCCCGCGCGCGGCATTCCGGCGGCAGCGGCCTCGGCTTGTCCATCGCACGGGCGATTTGTCAGGCGCATGGGGGTGAGATTAGCGCGTCATTACCGGAAACCGGCGGCCTCGCCGTGCGCATTTTGCTGCCCTGGCATCCGTCCGATAATGAAAATCGCCACTCTTGA
- a CDS encoding response regulator transcription factor translates to MLSRRVLIIEDDADAAGVLEAYLRRENYDVTITGDGLSGLDMAQRWKPDLILLDVMLPGLNGTEVLAGLRRKSDVPVIMVTAMGDTPDRIGALRYGADDYVVKPYHPGEVVARVQAVLRRSSKKETDEAILRWQTLEVDVGAIVASVDNGGDAPVMLDLTPTEFSILATLLRSPAHPFSRQYLLEHCLPESEALERVVDTHIYNLRKKLEVAGISGVLINVRGVGYRFRQP, encoded by the coding sequence ATGTTGTCGAGAAGAGTGCTGATTATTGAAGATGACGCCGATGCGGCTGGCGTGCTCGAAGCCTATTTACGGCGTGAAAATTACGACGTGACCATTACCGGAGACGGTCTTTCCGGGCTGGATATGGCGCAGCGGTGGAAGCCCGACCTCATCCTGCTGGACGTGATGCTGCCGGGGCTTAACGGCACCGAGGTGCTGGCTGGTCTGCGCCGTAAAAGCGATGTGCCGGTGATTATGGTCACGGCCATGGGGGATACCCCCGACCGCATTGGGGCCCTGCGGTACGGTGCCGATGATTACGTTGTGAAGCCTTATCATCCGGGGGAAGTGGTGGCTCGGGTACAGGCGGTGCTGCGGCGCAGCAGTAAAAAAGAGACTGACGAAGCGATCCTTCGCTGGCAAACGCTGGAGGTGGATGTGGGCGCCATTGTGGCGAGCGTGGATAACGGCGGCGACGCGCCTGTGATGCTCGATCTTACGCCAACGGAATTCTCGATTCTGGCAACGCTGCTGCGTTCTCCTGCGCACCCGTTCTCCCGCCAGTATTTACTGGAACACTGCTTGCCGGAAAGCGAGGCGCTGGAACGCGTGGTGGACACCCATATTTATAACCTGCGTAAAAAACTCGAAGTGGCGGGTATTTCCGGCGTGCTGATCAACGTTCGCGGCGTGGGTTACAGGTTCAGACAGCCATGA
- a CDS encoding MipA/OmpV family protein encodes MIAIKKVLYMSVPLLMVVTSGVQADDGSASDSLTVGLGGQYAPRYSGSDKQVWQVVPVLQGRKGAFFIDAQKGVGYDLQNDSGWYFEHTLGYDFGRAEKNSGWREGANNLKGMGDIDTTLNTGLAVGWQAAPWLSVEGKATLPLTDSQGASYQASVTLVPVQNNQDTVAFQSAALFGDSHYLNTWYGVSEQQSRRSGYRRYSAPGGFYGVETSLTWSHQFDAHWGTVLSADYTWLGDHANDSPIVMRRNEGSATAAITWTF; translated from the coding sequence ATGATAGCGATAAAAAAAGTCCTGTATATGTCCGTCCCGCTTCTGATGGTCGTGACGTCCGGCGTGCAGGCGGATGATGGCTCCGCGTCCGATTCCTTAACCGTCGGGCTGGGAGGGCAGTATGCCCCGCGTTACTCAGGCTCAGACAAGCAGGTGTGGCAGGTGGTTCCGGTGCTGCAGGGTCGTAAAGGCGCTTTCTTTATTGATGCGCAAAAAGGGGTGGGATATGACCTGCAAAACGACAGCGGTTGGTACTTCGAACACACGCTGGGCTATGACTTCGGAAGGGCTGAGAAAAATTCTGGCTGGCGTGAGGGCGCAAACAATCTGAAAGGGATGGGGGACATTGATACCACCCTGAATACCGGCCTTGCAGTGGGCTGGCAGGCCGCGCCCTGGCTGAGTGTGGAGGGGAAAGCGACGCTGCCTTTAACGGACAGCCAGGGGGCCAGCTATCAGGCCTCCGTGACGCTAGTCCCCGTACAAAATAACCAGGATACGGTCGCCTTTCAGTCTGCGGCCCTGTTTGGCGACAGCCATTATCTGAATACCTGGTATGGGGTCAGCGAGCAGCAGAGCCGCCGCAGCGGATATCGCCGCTATTCAGCGCCGGGTGGATTTTATGGCGTCGAAACCAGTCTGACCTGGAGCCATCAGTTCGATGCCCACTGGGGGACGGTGCTGAGTGCGGACTATACCTGGCTTGGCGACCATGCCAATGATAGCCCGATTGTGATGCGGCGCAATGAGGGGTCTGCAACCGCCGCTATCACCTGGACATTCTAA
- a CDS encoding HNH nuclease family protein — protein MALIPKNYARLESGYREKALKIYPWVCGRCSREFVYSNLRELTVHHIDHDHTNNPEDGSNWELLCLFCHDHEHSKYTEADQYGTTVVAGEDAQKDVGVATFNPFADLKAMMDKKK, from the coding sequence ATGGCTCTGATCCCTAAAAACTACGCGCGACTGGAAAGCGGCTATCGCGAAAAAGCATTAAAAATCTATCCCTGGGTCTGCGGACGCTGCTCGCGGGAGTTCGTCTATTCCAACCTGCGTGAATTGACGGTTCACCATATCGATCACGACCATACCAACAACCCGGAAGATGGCAGCAACTGGGAACTGTTGTGCCTGTTTTGCCACGATCACGAGCATTCGAAATACACCGAAGCGGATCAGTACGGCACCACCGTGGTCGCCGGTGAAGATGCGCAAAAAGATGTGGGCGTCGCCACCTTTAACCCGTTTGCCGATTTAAAAGCGATGATGGATAAGAAGAAATAA
- a CDS encoding LLM class flavin-dependent oxidoreductase, protein MKKIGFLSFGHWTPSPQSGTRSAADTLLQSIDLAVAAEELGADGAYFRVHHFARQLSSPFPLLAAIGAKTKTIEIGTGVIDMRYENPMYMAEDAGAADLISGGRLQLGISRGSPEQVIDGWRHFGYVPQEGENEADMARRHTEVLLEVLRGEGFAKPNPQPMFPNPPGLLRLEPYSEGLRERIWWGAGSNATAVWAAKLGMNLQSSTLKDDETGEPFHIQQAKQIRAYRQTWQEAGHAREPRVSVSRSIFALMDDRDRMYFGASRNDSDSVGYLDEKTRAIFGRSYAAEPDKLIEQLKKDEAIAEADTLLLTVPNQLGVDYNAHVIESILKHVAPAMGWRD, encoded by the coding sequence ATGAAAAAGATCGGGTTTTTATCATTTGGTCACTGGACGCCTTCTCCGCAGTCCGGCACGCGTTCGGCGGCAGATACGCTGCTGCAGTCCATCGACCTGGCCGTGGCGGCCGAAGAGCTGGGGGCAGACGGCGCGTATTTCCGCGTGCACCACTTTGCCCGACAGCTTAGCTCGCCGTTCCCCCTGCTGGCGGCAATAGGCGCAAAAACAAAAACCATCGAAATCGGTACCGGCGTGATTGATATGCGCTATGAAAATCCGATGTACATGGCTGAAGATGCGGGCGCGGCGGATCTGATTTCCGGCGGTCGTCTGCAGCTTGGCATCAGCCGGGGCTCCCCGGAGCAGGTCATTGATGGCTGGCGTCATTTCGGCTATGTCCCGCAGGAAGGAGAAAACGAAGCGGACATGGCGCGCCGTCATACCGAGGTGCTGCTTGAGGTACTGCGCGGAGAAGGGTTTGCAAAGCCGAATCCACAGCCGATGTTCCCGAATCCTCCGGGGCTGCTGCGCCTGGAGCCTTATTCAGAAGGTTTGCGGGAGCGTATCTGGTGGGGTGCCGGTTCGAATGCGACGGCCGTATGGGCCGCAAAGCTGGGAATGAACCTGCAAAGCTCAACCCTGAAAGACGATGAAACCGGCGAGCCGTTCCATATTCAACAGGCAAAACAGATCCGCGCGTACCGCCAGACCTGGCAAGAGGCCGGTCATGCGCGTGAGCCGCGCGTCTCGGTCAGCCGCAGTATTTTTGCCCTGATGGACGACCGCGACCGGATGTACTTCGGCGCCAGCCGCAACGACAGCGACAGCGTGGGGTATCTTGATGAGAAAACGCGCGCGATCTTCGGACGCAGCTATGCCGCAGAGCCTGACAAGCTGATAGAGCAGTTGAAAAAGGACGAGGCGATTGCCGAGGCTGATACATTATTACTGACCGTACCGAACCAGCTTGGTGTGGATTACAATGCGCACGTGATTGAGTCCATTCTCAAACATGTCGCACCGGCAATGGGCTGGCGCGATTAG
- a CDS encoding zinc-dependent alcohol dehydrogenase family protein, whose translation MENLALWYRRFGEPESVLQPETASPGALAPGHLRVRMLFAPVNASDLIPITGAYRHRTPLPAVAGYEGVGVVIQAPASFAHLQGKRVLPLRGQGTWQRYVDCPAEYAIPVPDDLDSCLAARAYINPLAAQMMLTHYPPQGKRVLLTAAGSDCAVLLGQWARLAGADAVYGIHRSPVHAERLAAMGIVPVAQHDMQKISSVVSRVDVVYDATGGALAEAILNVMPEQGIFVCYGLLSGQTFRQQRPLPRVAWFHIRNYLDRLSAEAWRAEFDQIWPRMRASEYSPGTVYPLTDWQKALRVYREGGRASKPLLSMAE comes from the coding sequence ATGGAAAATCTGGCCCTCTGGTATCGCCGTTTTGGCGAGCCAGAATCTGTTCTGCAACCTGAAACCGCGTCGCCGGGCGCGCTTGCACCGGGGCACCTCCGCGTGCGAATGCTGTTTGCGCCGGTGAACGCGTCCGATCTCATTCCCATTACCGGCGCCTATCGCCACAGGACTCCGTTACCCGCCGTCGCGGGGTATGAAGGCGTCGGCGTTGTCATTCAGGCGCCCGCGTCGTTTGCGCATTTGCAGGGTAAACGCGTTCTGCCGCTGCGCGGGCAGGGCACCTGGCAGCGCTATGTCGATTGCCCGGCAGAGTATGCTATCCCCGTTCCGGACGATCTCGATTCATGCCTGGCCGCGCGGGCCTATATCAATCCTCTGGCGGCGCAGATGATGCTGACCCACTATCCACCGCAGGGAAAGCGGGTGCTGCTCACGGCCGCCGGTTCTGATTGCGCCGTTCTGCTCGGGCAGTGGGCGCGTCTGGCGGGGGCTGACGCGGTGTACGGTATTCATCGTTCGCCCGTTCACGCCGAGCGGCTGGCGGCGATGGGGATTGTTCCTGTCGCACAGCATGACATGCAGAAGATCTCCAGCGTCGTCTCGCGTGTCGACGTCGTTTACGATGCAACCGGCGGGGCGCTTGCGGAAGCGATCCTGAACGTGATGCCTGAGCAGGGTATATTTGTCTGCTACGGGCTGCTCTCCGGGCAGACCTTCCGCCAGCAGCGGCCCCTGCCTCGCGTGGCGTGGTTCCATATTCGTAACTATCTGGACAGGCTCAGCGCTGAGGCGTGGCGCGCGGAGTTCGATCAAATCTGGCCCCGGATGCGCGCCAGCGAGTACAGCCCCGGTACGGTATACCCTCTGACGGACTGGCAGAAGGCGCTCAGGGTTTATCGTGAAGGCGGAAGGGCAAGCAAGCCCCTCCTGTCGATGGCGGAATGA
- a CDS encoding AI-2E family transporter has product MAKPIITLNGIKIVIMLGMLVIILTGVRFAADIIVPFILALFVAVILNPLVQRMTRLRIPRVLAITLLISVIIFAMVLLVAYLGTSLNELARTLPKYRSSLAIPLLQLEPWLQRAGIEVSVEELLKYIDPNAAMTIVTGLLTQLSNAMTSIFLLFLTVVFMLLEVPQLPAKLQHIMVRPVEGMGAIQRALDSVSRYLVLKTAISLVTGVVVWGMLVALDVRFAFVWGLLAFALNYIPNIGSVLAAIPPILQVLVFSGFYDALILLAGYLAINLVFGNILEPRMMGRGLGLSTLVVFLSLIFWGWLLGPVGMLLSVPLTIIVKIGLEQTAGGQSIAVLLSDMSHQ; this is encoded by the coding sequence ATGGCTAAACCCATTATTACCCTGAACGGGATAAAAATTGTCATCATGCTGGGCATGCTGGTGATCATACTGACGGGCGTTCGTTTTGCCGCCGACATCATTGTGCCCTTTATTCTGGCCCTGTTCGTTGCGGTGATCCTTAACCCGCTGGTACAGCGCATGACGCGGCTGCGCATCCCGCGCGTGCTGGCCATTACCCTGCTGATTAGCGTCATTATTTTCGCCATGGTGTTACTGGTTGCTTATCTGGGTACCTCGCTGAACGAACTGGCGCGAACGCTGCCGAAATACCGCTCCTCACTGGCGATACCGTTGCTGCAGCTTGAGCCCTGGCTACAGCGCGCGGGAATAGAAGTCTCCGTTGAGGAGCTTCTTAAATATATCGACCCTAATGCGGCAATGACGATCGTCACAGGCCTGCTGACGCAGCTTTCCAATGCCATGACCTCCATTTTTCTGCTGTTTTTAACGGTCGTGTTCATGCTGCTGGAGGTGCCACAGCTGCCCGCAAAGTTACAGCATATTATGGTTCGTCCGGTTGAAGGAATGGGGGCTATTCAGCGCGCGCTGGACAGCGTTTCCCGCTATCTGGTACTGAAAACCGCCATTAGCCTGGTTACCGGGGTGGTGGTCTGGGGAATGCTGGTGGCGCTGGACGTTCGCTTTGCGTTCGTCTGGGGGTTACTGGCGTTTGCGCTCAACTACATTCCCAACATCGGCTCCGTGCTGGCAGCGATCCCCCCTATTCTTCAGGTGCTGGTGTTCAGCGGATTTTATGATGCGCTGATTCTGCTGGCCGGCTATCTGGCGATTAATCTGGTATTCGGTAATATTCTTGAACCACGAATGATGGGACGCGGGCTGGGGCTTTCGACGCTGGTCGTCTTTTTGTCCCTGATTTTCTGGGGCTGGCTGCTCGGCCCCGTAGGCATGCTGCTCTCCGTTCCGCTGACCATCATCGTGAAGATTGGTCTGGAACAGACGGCGGGCGGGCAAAGCATCGCCGTACTGCTGAGCGATATGAGCCATCAGTAG
- the mdtJ gene encoding multidrug/spermidine efflux SMR transporter subunit MdtJ, giving the protein MFYWILLALAIVAEITGTLSMKWASVSEGNTGFILMLVMISLSYIFLSFAVKKIALGVAYALWEGIGILLITLFSVLLFDETLTTMKIAGLTTLVAGIVLIKSGTRKPTKQQKEQNHATV; this is encoded by the coding sequence ATGTTTTACTGGATCTTATTAGCTCTGGCGATTGTCGCTGAAATTACCGGCACGCTGTCTATGAAGTGGGCAAGCGTCAGCGAGGGTAATACCGGTTTTATTTTAATGCTGGTGATGATTTCACTTTCCTATATTTTCCTTTCGTTTGCGGTGAAAAAAATTGCGCTGGGCGTGGCGTATGCGCTTTGGGAAGGTATTGGTATTTTATTGATTACGCTGTTCAGCGTCCTGTTATTTGACGAAACATTAACAACAATGAAAATCGCAGGATTAACGACGCTGGTTGCGGGCATCGTGCTGATTAAATCAGGTACCCGTAAACCGACTAAACAGCAGAAGGAGCAGAACCATGCAACAGTTTGA
- the mdtI gene encoding multidrug/spermidine efflux SMR transporter subunit MdtI — protein sequence MQQFEWVHAAWLGFAIVLEIFANVLLKFSDGFRRKIYGLMSIAAVLGAFSALSQAVKGIDLSVAYALWGGFGIAATLAAGWVLFGQRLNNKGWIGLILLLAGMIMIKLA from the coding sequence ATGCAACAGTTTGAATGGGTTCATGCGGCCTGGCTGGGCTTCGCTATCGTGCTGGAAATTTTCGCTAACGTTCTGCTGAAATTCTCCGACGGTTTTCGCCGTAAAATATACGGCCTGATGTCGATTGCCGCGGTGCTGGGAGCGTTTAGCGCCCTGTCACAGGCGGTCAAAGGTATCGATCTTTCAGTGGCCTATGCGCTGTGGGGCGGTTTTGGTATCGCCGCCACCCTGGCCGCCGGGTGGGTGCTTTTCGGGCAGCGTTTAAATAATAAAGGCTGGATAGGGCTGATATTGCTGCTTGCGGGCATGATCATGATAAAACTCGCCTGA
- a CDS encoding serine protease has product MRKSVVLLLGTFGLFSGFSQADDGDDGAISAKELKTLFFGHDDRTRVSDPTQARWDAIGQLETASGNLCTATLITPQLALTAGHCLLTPPNGKPDKAVALRFVSQKGIWRYEIHGIEGRVDPSLGKRLKPDGDGWIVPPAAASWDFGLIILRYPPSGITPLPLFDGDKAALTAALKAADRKVTQSGYPVDHLDALYTHTDCIVTGWAQTSVLSHQCDTLPGDSGSPLMLKTDNGWQLIGVQSSAPAAKDRWRADNRALSVTGFRDKLEALAKE; this is encoded by the coding sequence ATGCGTAAATCTGTTGTGTTGTTGCTGGGAACGTTTGGCCTTTTTTCTGGATTTTCACAGGCGGATGATGGCGATGATGGTGCCATTAGCGCGAAAGAGCTAAAGACGCTTTTTTTCGGTCATGACGATCGTACTCGCGTCTCCGACCCTACCCAGGCCCGCTGGGATGCGATCGGGCAACTGGAAACCGCCAGCGGTAACCTGTGTACTGCAACCCTGATTACCCCGCAATTAGCTCTGACGGCGGGCCACTGCCTGTTGACGCCACCCAACGGTAAGCCAGACAAAGCGGTAGCCTTACGATTTGTGTCGCAAAAAGGGATCTGGCGCTATGAAATCCACGGCATTGAAGGCCGGGTTGATCCTTCTCTCGGGAAGCGCCTGAAGCCGGATGGTGACGGCTGGATAGTGCCGCCCGCGGCAGCCTCATGGGATTTTGGCCTGATTATTTTACGCTACCCGCCTTCGGGTATTACGCCGCTGCCCCTGTTTGACGGAGATAAAGCGGCGCTGACCGCCGCGCTGAAAGCCGCCGACCGCAAGGTGACGCAGTCTGGCTATCCGGTCGATCATCTGGATGCGCTCTACACCCACACGGACTGTATCGTGACGGGCTGGGCACAAACCAGCGTGCTTTCGCACCAGTGCGATACGTTGCCGGGCGACAGCGGTTCACCGCTGATGCTGAAAACCGATAACGGCTGGCAGCTGATTGGCGTTCAAAGCTCCGCCCCGGCGGCGAAAGACCGCTGGCGAGCCGATAACCGGGCCCTGTCCGTCACCGGCTTTCGCGATAAGCTGGAAGCGCTGGCTAAAGAGTAA
- the asr gene encoding acid resistance repetitive basic protein Asr — protein MKKVLALVVAAAMGLSSAAFAAETTAAPAAAAPAATITAAPAKTVHHKKHHKAAKPAAEQKAQAAKKHHKKAAKPAVEQKAQAAKKHHKKAAKPAVEQKAQAAKKHHKKAVKHEAAKPAAQPAA, from the coding sequence ATGAAAAAAGTATTAGCTCTGGTTGTTGCCGCTGCTATGGGTCTGTCTTCTGCTGCGTTCGCTGCTGAAACCACCGCTGCACCAGCGGCTGCGGCACCTGCTGCAACGATCACCGCGGCGCCAGCAAAAACCGTACATCACAAGAAACACCATAAAGCCGCTAAACCGGCTGCAGAACAAAAAGCGCAGGCGGCTAAAAAGCACCACAAAAAAGCCGCTAAACCAGCCGTAGAGCAAAAAGCCCAGGCGGCGAAAAAGCACCACAAAAAAGCCGCTAAACCAGCCGTAGAGCAAAAAGCCCAGGCGGCGAAAAAGCATCACAAAAAAGCAGTAAAACACGAAGCTGCTAAACCAGCTGCACAGCCAGCTGCGTAA
- a CDS encoding carboxypeptidase M32, translated as MQKTSAYQSLVKTFQRLSRFSHLTSIASWDMFTMMPPGGSAARGEALAEMSVLQHQILTDKKVGDLLAAAAGEDLNDVEQANLREMTRHYQQATLLPESLVEAKSLAGSKCEHAWRTQRPANDWQGFSANLKEVVKLSREEARLRAEAKGCTPYDALLDIFEPDMTSARLDVLFGDMKSWLPDLLANVVEKQAQRSFIPPQGPFPTATQRELGLEAMKMLGFDFNSGRLDVSAHPFCGGVPEDVRITTRYDEDELLSALFGVIHETGHARYEQNLPRTWAGQPIALARSTAIHESQSLFFEMQLGRSEAFLKHLLPAVHARFGSQAAFSEENFIAWNQRVKPGYIRVDADEVSYPAHVVLRYEIERALINGEIEVDDIPALWDEKMQAWLGLSTKDNYRNGCMQDIHWTDGGFGYFPSYTLGAMYAAQLFHAAKTALPGLQASIAEGDFSALFEWLRQNIWQHGSRFSTSQLITQATGEDLNIRYFREHLTSRYL; from the coding sequence TTGCAAAAAACATCAGCCTATCAGTCACTTGTCAAAACCTTCCAGCGTCTCTCCCGCTTCTCGCACCTTACCTCCATCGCCAGCTGGGACATGTTCACCATGATGCCGCCAGGCGGCAGCGCCGCGCGCGGTGAAGCGCTGGCGGAAATGAGCGTTCTGCAACATCAGATCCTGACCGATAAAAAAGTCGGCGATCTGTTAGCGGCCGCAGCAGGAGAAGATCTGAACGACGTTGAACAGGCTAATCTGCGCGAAATGACGCGCCACTACCAGCAGGCGACCCTGCTGCCGGAATCGCTGGTGGAAGCCAAATCGCTCGCGGGCAGCAAATGCGAGCACGCCTGGCGCACACAGCGCCCCGCCAACGACTGGCAGGGCTTTTCCGCCAACCTGAAAGAAGTGGTGAAACTCAGCCGCGAAGAGGCCCGCCTGCGCGCCGAAGCTAAAGGCTGTACGCCATACGACGCGCTGCTGGACATTTTTGAGCCGGACATGACCAGCGCCCGTCTGGACGTTCTGTTCGGCGATATGAAGTCCTGGCTACCGGACCTGCTGGCAAACGTGGTGGAAAAACAGGCTCAGCGGTCGTTTATTCCCCCGCAGGGTCCCTTCCCGACGGCAACCCAGCGCGAGCTGGGTCTGGAAGCCATGAAGATGCTCGGCTTCGATTTTAACAGCGGACGGCTGGACGTAAGCGCGCACCCGTTCTGTGGCGGCGTTCCGGAAGACGTGCGCATCACCACACGCTATGATGAAGACGAACTGCTCAGCGCGCTGTTTGGCGTGATCCACGAAACCGGACACGCGCGCTATGAACAAAACCTGCCGCGTACGTGGGCAGGCCAGCCCATCGCCCTCGCCCGCTCAACCGCGATCCATGAATCCCAGAGCCTGTTCTTTGAAATGCAGCTGGGGCGCAGCGAAGCTTTCCTCAAGCACCTCCTCCCTGCGGTACACGCCCGCTTTGGCAGCCAGGCGGCGTTTAGCGAAGAGAACTTTATTGCCTGGAACCAGCGCGTGAAGCCTGGCTATATCCGCGTCGATGCGGACGAAGTGAGCTACCCGGCACACGTGGTGCTGCGCTATGAGATTGAGCGCGCGCTGATCAACGGCGAGATCGAGGTGGACGATATCCCCGCCCTGTGGGATGAAAAAATGCAGGCCTGGCTCGGGTTATCCACCAAAGACAACTACCGCAACGGCTGCATGCAGGATATCCACTGGACCGACGGCGGGTTTGGTTACTTCCCGTCATACACGCTGGGCGCGATGTATGCCGCGCAGCTGTTCCATGCGGCAAAGACCGCGCTTCCGGGACTGCAGGCTTCCATCGCCGAAGGCGATTTTTCCGCCCTCTTTGAGTGGCTGCGTCAGAACATCTGGCAGCACGGCAGCCGCTTCAGCACGTCGCAGTTAATCACCCAGGCGACGGGCGAGGATCTGAATATCCGTTACTTCCGCGAACATCTGACCTCGCGCTATTTGTAA